From Miscanthus floridulus cultivar M001 chromosome 15, ASM1932011v1, whole genome shotgun sequence, the proteins below share one genomic window:
- the LOC136507325 gene encoding uncharacterized protein has product MYAAVNGDLPQRASQWPAGHRITVAGKNSARHGGQLCNAAQVHFCSSVARAPAGRDGGAARLSARAHEDEGRGCFGGRGRGRGFFGSRTPRTRAPSSTEERVAASLEHDRGLAATAAVARRTRRAEAAARAVEMYSNDPTYRFLHDRTADLFAGLFAEDMRKLADGKVREFSLAAKWCPSLDSSYDRSTLLCEAVARRLFPKGSAPELATDLADEHYAYRARERLRRVALVPLRCALKLPEVFISARAWESVAYTRVASVAMKNYKELFLKHDANRFNAYLADVKYGKKRIAAGALLPHEIISSLGDAGGVADLQWQRMVDDMRALGKLSICVAVCDVSGSMFGLPMDVYVALGLLVSELSDDPWRGRVITFNERPELHKIAGETLYEKTSFVRTMDWGMNTNFQAVFDKILEVAVRARLAPERMVRRVFVFSDMEFDQASANPWLTDYEAIVRKFTEAGYGAAVPEVVFWNLRDSKAVPVEAGQKGVALVSGFSKNLLKLFLDGDGIVSPRAVMEKAIAGREYDKLAVFD; this is encoded by the coding sequence ATGTACGCTGCGGTAAATggggatttaccgcagcgggcgtctcagtggccggccggccaccgaattaccgtggcgggcaaaaatagtgcccgccacggaggccaATTATGCAACGCTGCGCAagttcatttctgtagtagtgtggcCAGGGCTCCGGCCGGCCGGGACGGCGGCGCAGCACGGCTTAGCGCTCGCGCTCACGAAGATGAGGGACGCGGGTGCTTCGgcggccggggccggggccggggcttCTTCGGCAGCCGTAcgccccgcacccgcgcgccttCTTCAACGGAGGAGCGCGTCGCGGCCAGCCTCGAGCACGACCGGGGACTCGCGGCCACGGCCGCGGTGGCGCGCCGGACCAGGAGAGCGGAGGCCGCTGCGAGGGCGGTCGAGATGTACAGCAACGACCCCACCTACCGCTTCCTGCACGACCGCACGGCCGACCTCTTTGCGGGGCTTTTCGCGGAGGACATGCGCAAGCTCGCCGATGGCAAGGTCCGGGAGTTCTCGCTCGCCGCCAAGTGGTGCCCGTCGCTGGACTCTTCCTACGACCGCTCCACGCTGCTCTGCGAGGCCGTTGCGCGGCGCCTCTTCCCCAAGGGCTCCGcgcccgagctcgccacggaCCTCGCGGACGAGCACTACGCGTACCGTGCGCGTGAGAGGCTCCGCAGGGTGGCGCTCGTGCCGCTCCGCTGCGCGCTCAAGCTCCCCGAGGTCTTCATCTCGGCGCGCGCGTGGGAGTCTGTCGCGTACACGCGCGTCGCCTCAGTGGCCATGAAGAACTACAAGGAGCTCTTCCTCAAGCACGACGCCAACCGCTTCAACGCCTACCTCGCCGACGTCAAGTACGGCAAGAAGCGGATCGCCGCGGGCGCGCTGCTCCCGCACGAGATCATCTCCTCCCTCGGCGACGCCGGCGGCGTGGCCGACCTGCAGTGGCAGCGCATGGTTGACGACATGCGCGCGCTCGGCAAGCTGAGCATCTGCGTCGCGGTGTGCGACGTGTCCGGCAGCATGTTCGGCCTGCCCATGGACGTGTACGTGGCCCTGGGCCTCCTCGTGTCCGAGCTCAGCGACGACCCCTGGCGCGGCCGCGTCATCACCTTTAACGAGCGGCCCGAGCTCCACAAGATCGCCGGCGAGACCCTCTACGAGAAGACAAGCTTCGTTCGAACCATGGACTGGGGCATGAACACCAACTTCCAGGCGGTGTTCGACAAGATCCTCGAGGTGGCCGTGAGAGCTAGGCTGGCGCCGGAGCGAATGGTGCGGCGCGTGTTCGTGTTCAGCGACATGGAGTTCGACCAGGCGTCGGCGAATCCGTGGTTGACGGACTACGAGGCGATCGTGCGCAAGTTCACGGAGGCTGGGTACGGCGCGGCCGTGCCGGAGGTGGTATTCTGGAACCTGAGGGACTCCAAGGCCGTGCCGGTGGAGGCCGGGCAGAAGGGGGTGGCGCTCGTCAGCGGCTTCTCCAAGAACCTGCTCAAGCTGTTCCTTGACGGCGACGGCATCGTCAGCCCCAGGGCTGTAATGGAGAAGGCCATCGCCGGGCGGGAGTACGACAAGCTGGCCGTCTTCGACTGA